Proteins encoded within one genomic window of Planctomycetota bacterium:
- a CDS encoding Gfo/Idh/MocA family oxidoreductase, whose protein sequence is MADALAPLHVVVVGGGMITQEVILPTLFQERRRGRIAHVALASRRAATVRACQEMFPGEPLAGFPDPATTDAEASRPEAYLDALDALPEGGLVIVATPDHLHTEVVLAAIERGLHCIVQKPLCLKVAEARAIGEAAREKGVYVLTDYHKRHDRAIRAARTRFRSGELGEMLCGHAWIEERREMPLKWFARWCDQSSPFEYIGVHYADAYYFITGLLPKRLIAFAQSKFLPTVGKDAFDAVQAVIEWRDGSVLYVQTSWVLPDGETALTRQGLQLTGTQGEYWADHKDRNLYFCTQARGFEHFNPNFFKGYTDPDDPSRIEWVGYGYDSILQGIVDVQRLAAQTRGLDASHALRRRRELLAGLEPVRALPAQALVGTAVNEAVRLSIANDSHYVGFGDDLAPEPQ, encoded by the coding sequence ATGGCGGATGCGCTGGCGCCCTTGCACGTGGTCGTGGTCGGCGGCGGCATGATCACGCAGGAGGTCATCCTGCCCACGCTCTTCCAGGAGCGGCGCCGCGGGCGCATCGCGCACGTCGCCCTGGCCAGCCGCCGGGCCGCCACCGTGCGCGCGTGCCAGGAGATGTTCCCCGGCGAGCCCCTCGCGGGCTTCCCCGACCCCGCGACGACCGACGCCGAGGCGAGCCGCCCCGAAGCCTACCTCGACGCGCTCGACGCCCTCCCCGAGGGCGGCCTGGTCATCGTAGCCACCCCCGACCACCTGCACACCGAGGTGGTGCTGGCCGCCATCGAGCGCGGCCTGCACTGCATCGTGCAGAAGCCGCTGTGCCTCAAGGTGGCCGAGGCCCGCGCCATCGGCGAGGCTGCCCGCGAGAAGGGCGTCTACGTGCTCACCGACTACCACAAGCGCCACGACCGCGCCATCCGCGCGGCCCGCACCCGCTTCCGCAGCGGCGAGCTGGGCGAGATGCTCTGCGGCCACGCCTGGATCGAGGAGCGCCGCGAAATGCCCCTCAAGTGGTTCGCCCGCTGGTGCGACCAGAGCTCGCCCTTCGAATACATCGGAGTCCACTACGCTGACGCCTACTACTTCATCACGGGCCTCCTCCCCAAGCGCCTGATCGCCTTCGCCCAGAGCAAGTTCCTGCCCACGGTCGGCAAGGACGCCTTCGACGCCGTGCAGGCCGTGATCGAGTGGCGCGACGGCTCGGTGCTTTACGTGCAGACCTCGTGGGTGCTGCCCGACGGCGAGACGGCGCTCACCCGCCAGGGCCTCCAGCTCACGGGCACCCAGGGCGAGTACTGGGCCGATCACAAGGACCGCAACCTCTACTTCTGCACCCAGGCGCGCGGCTTCGAGCACTTCAACCCCAACTTCTTCAAGGGCTACACCGACCCCGACGACCCGAGCCGCATCGAGTGGGTGGGCTATGGCTACGACAGCATCCTCCAGGGGATCGTGGACGTGCAGCGCCTCGCCGCCCAGACGCGCGGGCTGGATGCCTCGCACGCGCTGCGCCGGCGCCGCGAGTTGCTCGCCGGGCTCGAGCCCGTGCGGGCCTTGCCGGCCCAGGCCCTCGTCGGCACGGCCGTCAACGAGGCCGTGCGCCTCTCGATCGCCAACGACAGCCACTACGTGGGCTTCGGGGACGATCTGGCGCCCGAGCCCCAGTGA